The stretch of DNA CTGAGGTGGAATAAGCTTCAAGATGTGCTTCCTCCTGAAATTGGTGAACTGAAGAAACTGACACACTTGTAGGTTCATTTTTAGAATGTACTGGATTTTATCTGGATAGAGAAATGCTTCACTTCTGATTTCTCTTCGTGTTACTGGGAATTCTATAGGTACTTGAGCTTCAACAATTTTAAAGGCGAGATTCCAGTGGAGCTTGCAAACCTGCCAGAACTTCGTTACCTTTATCTTCATGAGAATCGCTTCACGGGGCGGATCCCTTCAGAACTGGGAACTCTAAAGAACCTACGTCACCTGTAAACATCTTACCTGGTTCCTTCTAGTTTTTGTTCACAGGGGAAAAGAAAATGTTCACTCGGGTTTTAAATATATGACATGACATCTTAATTATGCAGTGATGTTGGGAACAACCATTTGACAGGCACTCTCAGGGATTTTATTGGCAACGGGAATGGCTTCCCCTCCTTGAGAAATCTGTAAGTAGAAATATAAACCTGTTACCAAATTCATCCTTCCCTCCTGAATGGTGAGTGCTGTCTTCCTTTGCTGACTGCTAAATTGTGTCCCACAGTTACCTTAACAATAACGAATTGACTGGTGTGCTGCCAGATCAGATTGCAAATTTGACAAACCTCGAGATTTTGTAAGTTCTCTGAAGCTAAAGACATTGTTGCATCAAGACCTTTCATCATATACCTCCTTTCAAATAGAAATATTAAATCATCTGATCATCCTTATACCTTCTACAGGCACTTGTCCAATAATAAGATGATTGGATCAATATCGCCGAAGCTAGTTAACATCCCGAGACTGATCTATTTGTGAGTCTCACTGCTTGAAATTTATTGAATTCTATTGTGTAGGAATGATCATTGTCGTTCTTTAGCATCCATCTGGTTGTCATGTTACAATGGTTTGTGGCAGGTACTTGGACAATAACAACTTCATTGGAAGGATACCCGAAGGGTTATACAAGCATCCATATCTGAAGGAGCTGTAAGTTGGCTTCAGAATCTAAATTATAAGGAAACCAAAATTATTTTCAGAAAGAATTCCATTTTACTTCCACTGTACAGTTATTGAAATATTTGCATGTGCTTGCTTCAGATACATTGAAGGAAACCACTTCAGGCCAGGAACCAGACCAAAAGGAACGCACAAGGTGCTGGAACTGCCTGATGCTGACAGTTTAGTTTAGCCACGCTCGTTTAGGGTCCTGTAGTAGACTGCTACAGACACCACAATTACTTTTTAGCATATACAGTATGTAGCTATGTTTCTCACTGTACTGTTCAGTGACAAATCTACAAAGTGCTAAGAAAGGGAGGAAAAAACACTGAACAGTAAAGGACACTGTCATACTCCCATCATCATTGGATGAGTGTACAGGCTGTATTGTTTACCGCATCCCTCTGCGTCTTTGCTGTATGACAGAGATACTCTTCAGATGTAACCCCAGCAAATTGCAAATTTGCAATGCCACCTACAGCACTGGTACAACCAGCGGCCAATGATATTCCTGTTACACCACTGGATATGATCTGGCCTTTTTGGAAGCAAATTTGGTGCCATCAATACTTGAAAGCGTGGGCATGTGGGCGGAGAATCTGCTAATGCCAGGCTGGATCTGCCCAAGAAAAGGGGCACTCAAGAGTCGAGTCACAGCCCATCCCCTTCCCAGTTTTGCCTTGTTGAGAACACGGGAATTTTCGCCGATATTACTGTGATGGAATCGTTTGTTGTAAAATAAAACTTGCACGAAATTCATGCGAAATCACTGCATTCCAATCATGCCCATCATTTCCGATCAGAAGTTGGGTTAATGCTCGGGACAAACGTAGTGCACGGTCTCCTACTAACTTGGGTGCAGAAGATCCAGTTATTCATATGCTGCACAGTTTGATTGGATGATTGCTGCAGCAAAGAATACTGTCAAGGTCACATGCATTTCCCACACCATTTATTACTTTAGCGCTATTACCTTTGTTGTTAGTGGTCCATGCTGCTTTTTTGGTATCCTGTGTTTCCTTCTGAACTCTCACTGCAGTATCATGAAATTGGATGCGTCTCAGAAATCCATGTCCCGATCGATCTGGCCAGTGTTGCCAATGTTGATGCCTATAAATCTGGTGAATAGATAGATACTGAAGGCATTGAATGATAAAATTACATTCATCTGCCAAATGTGCATCCTGCATTTGGAGCTCATTACCATTGCACCATGAGCTTCTGTAAATGCTCCCTTAATTCTGAATATGCTGAACAATCCAATGTATGGTAATGCCAGTACTACTGGCATTCTTGATCTTTTGCCTTAGCAAAACATTTCTTTCAGATTTTTCATCCACATGGAGTGTCACCATCCACCCAATGGTCCAGTTCCCCAGTTCCCTTGCAAATCCAGTGCTATCTTATTTGCCGGATCGAAAGAGTTGTTCCAGGCATGGAGCTGTACAAGGCACATGGAGGACGACCATCATTGCGATGGCAATGGCATATTGGAATGCATACAGAGCGACTTCTTGATGTGCAGAAACCTAACCCCCTTCAAAATACGAACCAAATCCTCCTCAGACTGTAGCTAGCTGCTTCATCACACTTGTAGCTTTATTTCAGCAGTAAAAAAAGCTTTATTTCATcacactgtttgacactgtgCCGATGCATACATCAGAGCCATTCAGCCATGTGATCTGCACTTCTGCGTAGCTCACGGAAATGTCGGGAAGTCTTTTACGGTGCATAATACTACCACTTGGTAGTCGATTAAAAAGGGTAAAATTGTCATTAACAGGTTTGTATAAATTGAGTAGAACTTTTAGTTTTATTTTTCGTTTAGCTCCCTATCCCGCTCTTGCAGACTCCATTCCCctgtcctcgtcgccgccggccgagggTCCAGGCCGCCTCCTTTTTTCGTCGCCGCCGGAAGATGGCCGGCTCCtctcgtc from Panicum virgatum strain AP13 chromosome 9K, P.virgatum_v5, whole genome shotgun sequence encodes:
- the LOC120646891 gene encoding probable leucine-rich repeat receptor-like protein kinase At1g35710, which produces MAAASFARALPLLVLFLLLAGAARGKTVKRDVKALNEIKSSLGWRVVYSWVGDDPCGHGDLPPWSGVTCSQQGDYRVVTELEVYAVSIVGPFPTAVTNLLDLRRLDLHNNKLTGPIPPQIGRLKHLRILNLRWNKLQDVLPPEIGELKKLTHLYLSFNNFKGEIPVELANLPELRYLYLHENRFTGRIPSELGTLKNLRHLDVGNNHLTGTLRDFIGNGNGFPSLRNLYLNNNELTGVLPDQIANLTNLEILHLSNNKMIGSISPKLVNIPRLIYLYLDNNNFIGRIPEGLYKHPYLKELYIEGNHFRPGTRPKGTHKVLELPDADSLV